A single Paraburkholderia sp. D15 DNA region contains:
- a CDS encoding VOC family protein: protein MNILSLGYVGVTSTDLDSWRAFGRKLLALDPTPATSHSRHRVDYQLDSKHSRFMIDACSVDGGAFYGLEVAGPLELLEAASQLDRANVRVAAASSLELERRGVAGMVYFIDPAGNRLEIFHGLRDAASPFVSARPVSGFRTAEQGIGHAVFMVRDIASVLPFYTDVLGFGLSDFALAPFKAYFLHTKIDAARHHSIALVETGRVGVHHLMLETLSLDDVGQAYDLALQEDGMIGATLGRHTNDFVTSFYAWSPSKFMMEVGFGGRSVSQPWEAAELVHGPSIWGHDRTWLDEAGRAHARELRIAAARAGVRAPLQIPEGSFETFRYGTPR from the coding sequence ATGAACATTCTTAGCCTCGGCTACGTGGGCGTGACATCGACCGATCTGGATTCGTGGCGCGCGTTCGGCCGGAAACTGCTGGCCCTGGACCCGACGCCGGCCACATCGCATTCGCGACATCGGGTCGACTATCAGTTGGACTCGAAGCATTCGCGCTTCATGATCGATGCCTGTTCCGTCGACGGCGGCGCGTTCTACGGGCTGGAGGTTGCGGGTCCGCTGGAATTGCTGGAGGCGGCCAGTCAACTGGATCGTGCAAACGTCCGCGTTGCTGCCGCGAGTTCGCTCGAACTGGAGCGTCGCGGCGTCGCGGGAATGGTCTATTTCATCGACCCGGCCGGAAACAGGCTGGAGATCTTTCATGGCTTGCGCGATGCCGCAAGTCCGTTCGTCTCCGCTCGACCGGTTAGCGGTTTTCGCACGGCAGAGCAGGGCATCGGGCACGCGGTTTTCATGGTGCGCGATATCGCTTCGGTGCTGCCGTTTTATACGGATGTGTTGGGATTCGGCCTGAGCGATTTTGCGCTGGCACCGTTCAAGGCTTATTTCCTGCATACGAAGATCGACGCGGCGCGCCATCACAGCATCGCGCTGGTCGAGACGGGACGCGTCGGTGTCCATCACCTGATGCTGGAGACGTTGTCGCTCGACGATGTCGGGCAGGCCTATGACCTGGCGCTGCAGGAGGACGGGATGATCGGTGCAACGCTCGGACGCCATACCAATGATTTCGTCACGTCGTTTTACGCGTGGTCGCCGTCGAAATTCATGATGGAGGTGGGCTTCGGCGGTCGCTCGGTCAGCCAGCCATGGGAGGCGGCGGAACTCGTGCATGGGCCTAGCATCTGGGGACATGACCGGACATGGCTGGACGAGGCGGGCCGTGCTCACGCCCGCGAGTTGCGGATTGCGGCCGCGCGTGCCGGCGTGCGCGCGCCCTTGCAGATTCCCGAAGGGTCCTTCGAGACGTTCCGGTATGGAACGCCACGGTAG